A genomic segment from Salvia splendens isolate huo1 chromosome 13, SspV2, whole genome shotgun sequence encodes:
- the LOC121761518 gene encoding uncharacterized protein LOC121761518: MAMAITSSSSRILCSRKPWNDSVSPSLPHRTRASPFTVSASPKKSSNSSPRTGRFDSKNRRSGPVITKEQEQLEEFIQGTPDIGAVDDGFVMPELPGDKPSFWEGPQWDGLGFFVQYMWAFGILFALIACGVAVATYNEGATDFKDTTVYKESVQSRDLLDEPDASSSDVFESNPTEQAPSLE, encoded by the exons ATGGCTATGGCAATTACAAGTAGTAGCAGCCGAATCCTGTGCAGCAGGAAGCCATGGAACGACAGCGTATCTCCTTCATTGCCTCACCGTACCAGAGCATCACCTTTCACTGTCTCCGCGAGCCCGAAGAAGAGCTCCAATTCCTCCCCCAGAACCGGGAGATTCGACAGTAAGAACCGACGCAGCGGCCCTGTCATCACCAAGGAACAAGAGCAGCTAGAGGAATTCATCCAAGGTACGCCTGATATTGGCGCCGTCGATGACGGATTCGTGATGCCGGAGCTCCCAGGGGATAAGCCTAGCTTCTGGGAAGGCCCTCAGTGGGACGGCCTAGGGTTCTTCGTTCAGTATATGTGGGCTTTCGGTATCCTTTTCGCG ttaATCGCATGTGGTGTTGCTGTTGCTACATATAACGAAGGGGCGACAGATTTCAAGGACACTACTGTATACAAGGAATCAGTTCAATCCAGAGACCTTCTAGATGAACCAGATGCATCGAGCTCAGATGTGTTCGAGTCTAATCCAACAGAACAAGCACCTAGTTTGGAGTAG
- the LOC121761517 gene encoding non-specific lipid transfer protein GPI-anchored 10-like isoform X2: MPPHHPLPILLLLLFISAPSPAAALNTVADCGPSLLPLSPCAPFVQGSTPAPVRKCCDSVEKLYKHNVTCLCVLLDNSGPELPLPINTTLALQLPLLCKLNISPTTCPGVLLPSPSPHTNASVAANPNSRAKASPMGTGSPRPRFVSFAYHNNAEVRIEAETRVLMLIMAAIFFLQ, encoded by the exons ATGCCTCCTCACCATCCTCTCCCCATCTTACTCCTCCTCCTGTTCATATCCGCACCTTCGCCCGCGGCCGCCCTCAACACGGTCGCAGACTGTGGGCCGAGCCTGCTGCCTCTATCCCCATGCGCCCCCTTCGTGCAGGGCAGCACCCCTGCTCCGGTCCGCAAGTGCTGCGACAGCGTCGAGAAGCTCTACAAGCACAACGTCACGTGCCTCTGCGTGCTGCTTGACAACTCCGGCCCCGAGTTGCCTCTGCCGATCAACACCACCCTCGCTCTTCAGCTACCCCTCCTTTGCAAACTCAATATCAGCCCTACTACCTGCCCAG GAGTTTTGTTGCCTTCTCCGTCTCCTCACACTAATGCTTCCGTTGCGGCCAACCCGAACTCAAGAGCTAAAG CTTCTCCGATGGGCACAGGATCGCCTAGGCCACGGTTTGTGAGCTTCGCCTATCATAATAATGCTGAGGTGAGGATAGAGGCGGAAACTCGGGTGCTGATGCTGATAATGGCTGCAATTTTCTTTTTACAATGA
- the LOC121761517 gene encoding non-specific lipid transfer protein GPI-anchored 10-like isoform X1, translating into MPPHHPLPILLLLLFISAPSPAAALNTVADCGPSLLPLSPCAPFVQGSTPAPVRKCCDSVEKLYKHNVTCLCVLLDNSGPELPLPINTTLALQLPLLCKLNISPTTCPGVLLPSPSPHTNASVAANPNSRAKGMELTEITTGNEWLSSSRLVLVLITELLVFDDLFLWGISASPMGTGSPRPRFVSFAYHNNAEVRIEAETRVLMLIMAAIFFLQ; encoded by the exons ATGCCTCCTCACCATCCTCTCCCCATCTTACTCCTCCTCCTGTTCATATCCGCACCTTCGCCCGCGGCCGCCCTCAACACGGTCGCAGACTGTGGGCCGAGCCTGCTGCCTCTATCCCCATGCGCCCCCTTCGTGCAGGGCAGCACCCCTGCTCCGGTCCGCAAGTGCTGCGACAGCGTCGAGAAGCTCTACAAGCACAACGTCACGTGCCTCTGCGTGCTGCTTGACAACTCCGGCCCCGAGTTGCCTCTGCCGATCAACACCACCCTCGCTCTTCAGCTACCCCTCCTTTGCAAACTCAATATCAGCCCTACTACCTGCCCAG GAGTTTTGTTGCCTTCTCCGTCTCCTCACACTAATGCTTCCGTTGCGGCCAACCCGAACTCAAGAGCTAAAGGTATGGAACTTACTGAAATCACCACTGGAAATGAATGGTTATCTTCAAGCAGACTTGTGCTGGTTTTAATCACTGAATTACTTGTGTTTGATGACTTGTTTCTGTGGGGGATTTCAGCTTCTCCGATGGGCACAGGATCGCCTAGGCCACGGTTTGTGAGCTTCGCCTATCATAATAATGCTGAGGTGAGGATAGAGGCGGAAACTCGGGTGCTGATGCTGATAATGGCTGCAATTTTCTTTTTACAATGA
- the LOC121760079 gene encoding peptidyl-tRNA hydrolase, mitochondrial-like: MLGISAGLFPRSPSAAQIGRRRFLSEFSFSSPSWYNNKSGLRLKPMASISTEVEKPRKPWLFVGLGNPGKRYSDTRHNVGFELIDYIAEAEGISTSSISFKSAFGKGFIGDVPVMLAKPQTYMNASGESVGALVSYHKIPLDQVLVMFDDMDLPFAKLRLLPKGGHGGHNGMRSIIAHLKGSRDFPRLRIGIGRPPGKMDAANFVLRPFNRQEREELDFTFQNGLEAVRILVQQDFNRSATFVNSAKSLTNTS, encoded by the exons ATGTTGGGTATATCTGCTGGCCTATTTCCTCGGTCTCCATCGGCGGCGCAAATTGGGCGGCGCCGCTTCCTTTCTGAATTCTCCTTCTCCTCTCCGTCGTGGTATAATAACAAAAGTGGATTGAGATTGAAGCCAATGGCCTCAATTTCGACAGAGGTAGAAAAACCGCGGAAACCCTGGCTTTTCGTCGGCCTCGGCAATCCCGGGAAGCGCTACAGCGACACTCGCCACAAT GTCGGATTTGAGTTGATTGACTATATAGCTGAAGCAGAGGGGATTTCAACCAGCTCCATCTCCTTCAAATCTGCTTTTGGGAAAG GTTTTATTGGTGATGTTCCAGTTATGCTTGCTAAACCACAGACTTACATGAATGCTAGTGGTGAGTCT GTTGGTGCTCTCGTTTCATATCATAAGATCCCGTTGGATCAAGTTCTCGTG ATGTTCGATGACATGGATCTGCCTTTTGCGAAGTTGAGACTACTACCTAAAGGCGGACATGGAGGACATAATGG GATGAGAAGTATTATAGCTCACCTCAAAGGTAGTCGGGATTTTCCTCGCTTACGGATAG GCATCGGAAGGCCTCCGGGGAAGATGGACGCTGCAAACTTTGTTCTCCGCCCTTTCAATAGACAAGAACGCGAAGAG CTGGATTTCACATTCCAAAATGGCTTGGAAGCTGTTCGAATTCTTGTGCAACAAGATTTCAACAGAAGCGCAACCTTTGTAAACAGCGCCAAATCACTGACTAACACATCGTAA